One window of Candidatus Effluviviaceae Genus V sp. genomic DNA carries:
- a CDS encoding CusA/CzcA family heavy metal efflux RND transporter produces the protein MLKQLVEGAFRNRALVSVLFLIATLLGIRALLTLPVDAFPETTPVQVQINTVAPALNPEEIERQVTFPVEVGISGIPGLVNVRSLSKSGFSQVVTTFDDETSVYDARQLILERLGTVTLPDGIDPPSLGPIATGLGEVFHYIVRSPDGSRSLSELRTIHDWIVKPELRRVPGVAEVNSWGGFEKQHDVIVEPRALIAYDLTLQDVIGALEENNRNVGGGTITVSGDALLLHGIGRLTTAEEIGNVVIRSVDGVPVRVREVAEVREGHAIRRGAVTSAGEGEAILGLAFMLMGENSKEVTQALEEQLEDVLPALPEGVEIEVVHNRTELVDLVIETVRHNLFIGAILVIAVLFLMFGNLRTGFIIALTIPLSMVLAALGMRAFAIAASLLSLGAIDFGIIVDGSVVMADNNVRRLAERGRELGRALTSRERAAVIQESSKEVARPVFFGVVIITLVLLPILTLQQTEGKMFRPMALTLMFALAGALLVALFLTPLLSQWLLPKRPSVRETAIMRWLLRGYSRALDRVLHHRRFAISLVLAILAATGLLALNLGSEFVPRLSEGSVALNVVRLAGISIEESVEYDTLMEKALLEAFPDEIAHIWSRIGTAEVATDPMGTELSDLFITLTPRDEWRAARSQDELVRAMEEVVSDLPGQTIAYTQPIEMRMNELVAGIRSDLGIKVYGDDFDTLLRISNDIQRLLVDVDGAADISGEQLAGQPMISVRVDQDAVARAGLPAERVLEMVDAVGGIEVGEIQEGERRFPLVVRLPDRFREDPDELPAVLIPTGSGPVLPLGDLATVEQTESPSTINREWARRRTVVQCNVRGRDVGSFVAEVRERIENEVSMPTGYTVEFGGQFEHLVRAQERFRIVVPLTLGLVLFLLYLSMRRLGDALIVFTGIPFAAVGGVLALWFRGLPFSVSAIIGFIALSGIVVLDGQVLVSTIRRLLPEGKGMIATVVEAGRLRLRPVLATSVTDVAGFLPMAVSIGVGAEVQRPLATVVIGGVVTATILTLFVLPVLFVLFERQLSGQES, from the coding sequence ATGCTCAAGCAGCTCGTCGAAGGTGCGTTCCGGAACCGCGCACTCGTTTCGGTGCTCTTCCTCATCGCTACGCTTCTGGGGATCAGGGCGCTTCTCACGCTCCCGGTGGACGCGTTTCCCGAAACCACGCCCGTCCAGGTCCAGATCAACACCGTGGCTCCCGCCCTCAACCCGGAGGAGATCGAGCGTCAGGTTACCTTCCCGGTCGAGGTCGGCATTTCAGGGATTCCGGGGCTCGTGAACGTCCGTTCGCTGAGCAAGTCGGGATTCTCGCAGGTGGTGACGACATTCGACGACGAGACCTCGGTCTACGACGCGCGTCAGCTCATTCTGGAAAGACTGGGCACGGTCACGCTGCCGGACGGCATCGATCCTCCTTCACTCGGACCGATCGCGACGGGACTGGGTGAGGTGTTCCACTACATCGTCCGCTCCCCCGACGGATCCAGGTCTCTGTCCGAGCTTCGGACCATCCACGACTGGATCGTGAAGCCCGAGCTTCGACGGGTTCCCGGTGTCGCCGAGGTCAACTCGTGGGGCGGCTTCGAGAAGCAGCACGACGTCATCGTCGAGCCGCGCGCACTGATCGCCTACGATCTCACGCTCCAGGACGTCATCGGTGCGCTCGAAGAGAACAACAGGAACGTCGGCGGCGGCACGATCACGGTGTCCGGCGACGCGCTGCTCCTCCACGGCATCGGGCGTCTCACGACCGCGGAGGAGATCGGCAACGTCGTGATCAGAAGCGTCGACGGCGTTCCCGTGCGGGTCCGGGAGGTCGCCGAGGTGCGTGAGGGGCACGCGATCCGACGCGGCGCGGTCACGTCCGCCGGGGAAGGCGAGGCGATTCTGGGTCTCGCCTTCATGCTGATGGGGGAGAACAGCAAGGAGGTGACCCAGGCCCTGGAGGAACAGCTTGAGGACGTTCTGCCCGCGCTCCCGGAGGGCGTCGAGATCGAGGTCGTCCACAACCGGACCGAGCTCGTCGACCTCGTCATCGAGACCGTGAGGCACAACCTCTTCATCGGCGCCATCCTCGTGATAGCCGTCCTGTTCCTCATGTTCGGGAACCTGCGCACGGGTTTCATCATCGCACTCACGATTCCGCTCTCCATGGTGCTTGCGGCGCTCGGTATGCGTGCGTTCGCGATCGCGGCCAGCCTCCTGAGCCTCGGCGCGATCGACTTCGGGATCATCGTGGACGGGTCGGTCGTGATGGCGGATAACAACGTGCGGCGTCTGGCGGAGCGCGGCCGCGAGCTCGGTCGGGCCCTCACCAGCCGGGAGCGAGCCGCTGTCATCCAGGAGTCCAGCAAGGAGGTCGCGCGACCGGTCTTCTTCGGAGTCGTGATCATCACGCTCGTTCTTCTACCCATCCTGACGCTGCAGCAGACCGAGGGGAAGATGTTCCGGCCGATGGCCCTGACCCTGATGTTCGCTCTCGCAGGCGCCCTCCTTGTGGCGCTCTTCCTGACGCCGCTGCTCTCGCAGTGGCTCCTCCCCAAACGCCCCTCCGTCCGCGAGACCGCGATCATGCGGTGGCTGCTCAGGGGCTACTCGCGCGCTCTCGACCGCGTGCTGCACCACCGTCGCTTTGCCATCTCCCTCGTCCTGGCAATTCTCGCCGCGACGGGGCTGCTCGCGCTGAACCTGGGGTCGGAGTTCGTACCGCGCCTGAGCGAGGGGTCGGTCGCGCTCAATGTAGTGAGACTCGCGGGGATCTCCATCGAGGAGTCGGTCGAGTACGACACGCTCATGGAGAAAGCGCTTCTGGAGGCATTTCCGGACGAGATCGCGCACATCTGGAGCCGCATCGGGACCGCGGAGGTGGCCACCGACCCGATGGGCACGGAGCTCTCGGACCTCTTCATCACGCTGACGCCGCGGGACGAGTGGCGGGCGGCTCGCTCGCAGGACGAGCTCGTCCGCGCGATGGAGGAGGTCGTCTCCGACCTTCCCGGGCAGACCATCGCGTACACACAGCCCATCGAGATGCGGATGAACGAACTCGTCGCGGGCATTCGATCCGATCTCGGTATCAAGGTGTACGGTGATGACTTCGATACACTGCTGCGGATATCGAATGACATCCAGCGCCTTCTTGTCGACGTAGACGGTGCAGCGGACATCTCGGGGGAGCAGCTGGCGGGGCAGCCTATGATCAGCGTTCGCGTGGACCAGGACGCGGTCGCGCGGGCGGGGCTCCCGGCCGAGCGGGTGCTCGAGATGGTCGACGCGGTCGGAGGGATCGAGGTCGGTGAGATCCAGGAGGGCGAGAGGCGTTTCCCGCTGGTCGTGCGCCTGCCGGACCGGTTTCGCGAGGACCCCGACGAGCTGCCGGCGGTGCTCATCCCGACCGGCTCCGGGCCCGTGCTGCCGCTCGGCGACCTGGCCACCGTGGAGCAGACCGAGAGCCCGTCGACCATCAACCGCGAGTGGGCACGGCGTAGGACGGTCGTACAGTGCAACGTGCGCGGCCGGGACGTGGGCTCTTTCGTGGCGGAGGTGCGCGAGCGGATCGAGAACGAGGTCAGCATGCCGACCGGGTACACGGTCGAGTTCGGCGGGCAGTTCGAGCATCTCGTCCGTGCACAGGAGCGGTTCCGCATCGTGGTGCCTCTGACGCTGGGTCTCGTCCTCTTCCTGCTCTACCTCAGCATGCGTCGTCTGGGTGACGCGCTCATCGTTTTCACAGGCATTCCCTTCGCGGCCGTGGGCGGTGTGCTCGCGCTGTGGTTCCGGGGGTTGCCCTTCAGCGTGAGCGCGATCATCGGGTTCATCGCCTTGAGCGGCATCGTCGTCCTCGATGGCCAGGTACTCGTGAGCACGATCCGCAGACTCCTGCCCGAGGGCAAGGGGATGATCGCCACGGTCGTGGAGGCCGGACGGCTTCGCCTGCGCCCGGTTCTTGCCACCTCCGTCACCGACGTCGCCGGCTTTCTCCCGATGGCCGTCTCGATCGGTGTGGGCGCCGAGGTGCAGAGGCCTCTGGCAACGGTGGTGATCGGAGGGGTCGTGACCGCGACGATACTCACACTGTTCGTGCTTCCGGTTCTGTTCGTCCTCTTCGAGCGGCAGTTGAGCGGGCAGGAGAGCTGA
- a CDS encoding efflux RND transporter periplasmic adaptor subunit has translation MTRPSTPLPPTRTRLSWRRRPRGHTCSLQLRSDLQRQGSPSSDSDPPQSFRHSHSYEEAALAERSASPLFAGMSRGAVPRVPGTPDSVGARRGGVMGNSISRLDSVAALTALILVGVFIGGCDGEAGAMSEADGSAVDDCGGCVSHAPVVRPDDAHAHDAEECGGAGHGSEEPSAHQHDAGCDHSVGASGAVYCGEHDLYEAECGICQPGLAHGLKPGEGLKIRLPSEASEAKAGIIARRPHRGPAATTVFAVGQLEFDQNRLVHVTPLTDGVVRRVFAELGQEVGRGEVLAELTSSGIADAKAQLLAALAREEVASEELARERELFEKEMSSTRHFRDVEARHKTALAGLGAAEQRLLEMGLDRGAIDRTVSEHEVSSVLPLAAPFNGTVIGRDAVVGDLAEVGDRLFTVADLSSLWVTLAVSERDVSRLRIGQAVEIRSASLEHHIYGEITWISSHLDETTRMAQVRAEVPNPDGLLRAGMFVDASITTDERSDSLLVPRDTVYSFEGSPFVFVRLEGDLYELRRVQTGGGAGDMTVVTAGLSDDDLVAVEQSYLLKSEFQRSRFGVGCAH, from the coding sequence ATGACGAGACCATCCACACCCCTGCCGCCGACGCGGACCCGCCTCTCATGGCGGCGACGCCCGCGAGGCCACACCTGCTCGCTCCAGCTCCGGAGCGACCTCCAACGACAGGGTTCACCGTCCTCAGACTCTGATCCTCCCCAGTCGTTCAGACATTCTCACTCGTACGAAGAAGCTGCGCTGGCTGAGCGGAGCGCGTCTCCGCTGTTCGCCGGCATGTCGCGCGGCGCCGTCCCCCGGGTGCCTGGCACCCCCGACAGCGTTGGAGCGAGAAGGGGAGGAGTCATGGGAAACTCCATCAGCAGGTTGGATTCTGTCGCCGCTCTCACTGCACTCATCCTCGTCGGTGTCTTCATCGGAGGATGCGACGGAGAAGCGGGCGCTATGAGCGAAGCCGACGGCTCTGCAGTTGATGACTGTGGAGGATGCGTATCGCATGCGCCTGTCGTCCGTCCGGACGACGCGCATGCCCATGACGCGGAAGAGTGCGGCGGCGCCGGACACGGCTCCGAGGAGCCGTCCGCCCACCAGCATGATGCCGGATGCGACCACTCCGTCGGTGCGTCCGGGGCCGTCTACTGCGGGGAGCACGATCTCTACGAAGCGGAGTGCGGCATCTGTCAGCCCGGGCTCGCGCATGGTCTGAAGCCCGGCGAGGGGCTCAAGATCCGCTTGCCGTCGGAGGCGTCCGAGGCCAAAGCGGGCATCATCGCCAGACGTCCGCATCGCGGTCCTGCGGCGACGACTGTGTTTGCGGTGGGTCAGCTGGAGTTCGACCAGAACCGTCTGGTACATGTCACACCCCTCACGGACGGTGTCGTCCGTCGCGTCTTCGCTGAACTCGGTCAGGAGGTAGGGCGGGGAGAGGTTCTTGCCGAGCTGACCTCATCCGGCATCGCCGACGCGAAGGCGCAGCTTCTCGCAGCGCTGGCCCGCGAAGAGGTCGCATCGGAGGAGCTGGCACGGGAGCGCGAGCTCTTCGAGAAGGAGATGTCCTCCACGCGGCACTTCCGGGACGTTGAAGCCAGGCACAAGACGGCCCTCGCCGGCCTCGGTGCCGCTGAGCAACGCCTGCTCGAGATGGGCCTCGACCGCGGGGCGATCGATCGGACGGTGTCTGAGCATGAGGTGAGCTCCGTGCTGCCGCTCGCGGCCCCGTTCAACGGGACCGTCATCGGGCGGGATGCGGTCGTCGGCGACCTGGCCGAGGTGGGAGACCGCCTCTTCACGGTGGCCGACCTGAGTTCTCTGTGGGTCACATTGGCCGTCTCTGAGAGGGACGTCTCCCGGCTCCGCATCGGTCAAGCGGTGGAGATACGCTCCGCATCGCTGGAGCACCACATCTACGGTGAGATCACGTGGATCTCGAGCCATCTCGACGAGACGACACGAATGGCGCAGGTGCGCGCGGAGGTCCCGAACCCCGACGGTCTGCTGCGCGCGGGGATGTTCGTGGACGCAAGCATCACCACCGATGAGCGCTCCGATTCGCTGCTCGTTCCTCGCGACACCGTCTACAGCTTCGAGGGGAGTCCCTTCGTCTTCGTGCGGCTCGAAGGCGACCTGTATGAGCTGCGCCGGGTCCAGACGGGGGGAGGTGCGGGCGACATGACGGTCGTCACGGCCGGGCTCTCCGACGACGATCTCGTGGCGGTCGAGCAGAGTTACCTTCTGAAATCCGAGTTCCAGAGGTCGCGCTTCGGCGTCGGCTGCGCCCACTAG